Genomic segment of Streptomyces alboniger:
GGCAGCCGCTGCCGCAACTCCCGCATCACGTCGTCCTGGTCCGCGCCCCGCACCATGTCCGTGTCCGTCCAGGACAGATAGCCGACGCCGACCTTCACCCCCTTGTAGCCGACCTCGGCCCGCAGCGCGTGCGCGTACGCCTCCACGCCCGACTTCGACGCGCAGTACGCCGTCATCATCGGCGCGGGCGCGATCGCGGCGAACGAGGCGATCTGGAGCAGGTAGCCCCGGCTCTCCATGAGGACGGGAAGGAAGGCGCGGCCGGTCACCGCGCTGCCGATGAGGTTCACCTCGATGACGCGGCGCCACGCCTCGGGGTCGGACTCCACGAAGGGCCCGCCCCCGGCCACCCCCGCGTTCGCGACGACGACGTCGACCTTCCCGAAGCGCTCCTTGACCTCCTGCGCGACCTGAGCCATCGCCTCATGGTCGGTGACGTCCGCGTACCAGTGCCCGGACTCGGTGTGCAGCCGCTCCGAGACCCGCTTCAGCTCGTCCGGCTCCAGACCGACGAGCGCCACCCGGGCGCCCCGCGCCGACAGCTTGCGCGCGAGCAGCTCGCCGACTCCGCGCGCCGCACCCGTGACGACCGCGACCTGACCCTCCAGGCTGACCCTGCTCATGCGCCCTCCTTCACCTGTACGTACGTTCCGACGAGTTCCCTGATGCGCGCGGTGACGGCCTCGGGCGCCTCGATGGGCGTCATATGACCGACCCCGGCCAGCTCGGTGAGCCCCACGCACTCGGGCAGCGCGGCCGCGATCCGCCGCGCGTGCACGACGGGCGTGAGCCGGTCGACCAGGCCGACGAGGACGGCGGTGGGCACCCGCAACGCGCCCACTTCGACGTCCAGTTCGAGCGTGCCGAGCACCTGGGACCACCCGTGGCGCACGATCGTCGGACAGGCGTGCACGATCCGGGCGCACGCGTCGACCTTGTCCGGCGCCGCGCCGGGCGCCATGGTCCCGTACTTGAGGACGCGCCTGGTCAGTGCTGTCACCGGCCCGAGCGGCGCCCGCGCACCGAGCACCGACCGCGTGATCCGCGTCCGCACCCGCCCGGCCCGCAACGGCACGACCAGCGACTCGGCGACCAGACTCGAACTGCCCGTGCTGCACAGCAGTACGGCGGCCGCGTGCTCCCGCACCGCCTCGCGCCCGCCCGCCGCCATGATCGTCATGCCGCCCATGGAGTGCCCGACGAGCAGGGCCTTCTCGCCCGGCGCGAGCGTCGCCGCGAGGACCGCTTCGAGGTCGTCGGCGAGCGCCCGCGTGCTGTACCCGTCGGTGTCCGCGGGAGCGGCACTGCGCCCGTGGCCGCGCTGGTCGTACGCGATCACCCGGTGGTCGGCGCCGAGGGCTCGCAACTGTGCGGCCCAGAAGGCCGTCGAGCACGTCCACCCGTGCACGAGCACCACGGCGGGCGCTCCCTCCGACCCGTGTATCTCGACGTGGATGCGGGCCCCGTCGGCGGAGACGGCGGTCAGTCGGCGCGCGGCGGCGGGCGGCGCGTAGGGCCCGCTCAGGGCGTGGGTCGGCCGGCTCATGCCCCGGCCTCCACCTTCGCGCCGCCGGACTCCTTCTCCGTACGCGACACCGGCGTCGCCGCCTCCGACGGCCCCGGCGGGCGCAGCACCTCGTACTCGGAGAGGTCGACCCGCCGTGTCGCCGCCCTGAACTCGGTGGTCGTACCCGGCCAGACCGTGGTGTTGACGCCGTTCGCGTCGAGGTACCAGCTGGTGCAGCCGCCGGTGTTCCACACGGTGCGTTTCATCCGCTCCTGCACCCGGGTGTTCCAGGCGCTCACCGCGCTCTCGCGCGCGGCGAGCGCGACGCGGCCTCCGAGGACATCCAGCTGCCGCAGGTAGTCGGCCATGTAGTTCAGCTGGGACTCGATCATCAGGATCATGGAGGAGTTCCCGAGGCCGGTGTTCGGGCCGATGATCGTCATCCAGTTGGGGAAGCCGGCGGCGGTCGCGCCCCGCAGCGCGTTCATGCCGTCCTTCCAGCTCTCCATGAGGGTGTGTCCCCCGTCCCCGATGACACGCTCGGCGATCGGCATGTCCGTGACGTGGAACCCGGTGCCGAAGATGATCGCGTCGACCTCGGTCTCCGTACCGTCCGCGGCGACCACGGTGCCGCCCCGCACCTCGGCGAGGCCGCTCGCGACGACGTCGACGTTGGGCCGGGCGAGCGCCGGATAGTACGTGTTGGACAGCAGGATGCGCTTGCAGCCGATGCGGTACGTGGGTGTCAGCTTGGCCCGCAGCGCCGGGTCCTTGATGGCCCGGTACATGTTCCGCTTGGCGATCCGCTCGACCAGGCCGAGTTCGTTCGGCCGCTTGGTGAACGCCTGGACCTGCAACTCCCGGATCCCCCAGAGGATTCCGCGCCGGGCCTGCGTGGTGAACGGCAGCTGCCTGTGCAGCCAGCGCTCGGCGCCGCTGATGGCACGGTCGGCGCGCGGCATCACCCACGGGGGTGTGCGCTGGAACAGGGTGAGCCGGCCGACCCTCTTCTGGATCTCGGGCACGATCTGTATGGCGGAGGCGCCGGTGCCGATCATCGCGACGCGCTTGCCGCGCAGGTCGTAGTCGTGGTCCCAGCGGGCGGAGTGGAAGATCTTGCCCGGGAAGGTGTCGATGCCGGGGACGTCCGGGGTCTTGGGGTCGGAGAGCGGCCCGGTGGCCGAGACGACGACATCGGCGGTGAGGGTGCCCGTGCTGGTCTCTATCTCCCAGCGCAGCCGCTCGGCGTCCCACCGCATCAGCTTCACCTCGGTGTCGAGGCGGATGTGCGAGCGCAGCCGGAAGGTGTCGGCGATCCGCTCCAGGTACTCCTGGATGTGCTCCTGCCCCGAGAAGGTGCGCGGCCAGTCGGGGTTGGGCGCGAAGGAGAACGAGTACAGGTGCGAGGGCACGTCGCAGGCGCAGCCCGGATAGCTGTTGTCCCGCCAGGTGCCGCCCACCGCGGCCGCCCGCTCCAGGACGACGAAGTCGGTGATGCCCTCCCGGCGCAGCCGCACGGCCGCCCCGAGGCCACCGAACCCGGACCCGATCACCGCCACCCGTACGTGCTCGTGCTCGCGCCCCTGCTCAGGGCCACGCTCGCGCTCGGCCATGCCGCCGCCTCCCGAAGTCACGACTCTGCCAGTAACTACTGGCGCAATGGGGAGAGTAGAACACGTACGTACTCATGGGTAGGGGGTGGCCGGGGAAAGTTACCGACGGTACGACATGGGCCCGCGCCGGTACGGCCCAGGCTTCGCCGCTACGGCATAGGCTTCCGGCGTGGCAGACCGAGCAGACCGACCCCAAGGCGAAGGCGGCGTCCGCGAGTACCGCATGACGGAGCTGGCCGCGGCGGCCGGCATCACCGTGCGCACCGTGCGCTTCTACCGCGAGCGCGGACTGATCCCGCCGCCCCGCCGCGAGGGCCGCATCGCCTGGTACGACGACCACCACCTGGCGCGCCTGCGCACGATCGCCGCCCTCCTGGAGCGCGGCCACACCCTGAACGGCATCGCCGAGCTGGCCGACGCCTTCGAGAAGGGCCGCGACGTCGGCGAACTCCTCGGCCTCGGCGAGCCCACCGAGGAGCAGCCGG
This window contains:
- a CDS encoding alpha/beta fold hydrolase, encoding MSRPTHALSGPYAPPAAARRLTAVSADGARIHVEIHGSEGAPAVVLVHGWTCSTAFWAAQLRALGADHRVIAYDQRGHGRSAAPADTDGYSTRALADDLEAVLAATLAPGEKALLVGHSMGGMTIMAAGGREAVREHAAAVLLCSTGSSSLVAESLVVPLRAGRVRTRITRSVLGARAPLGPVTALTRRVLKYGTMAPGAAPDKVDACARIVHACPTIVRHGWSQVLGTLELDVEVGALRVPTAVLVGLVDRLTPVVHARRIAAALPECVGLTELAGVGHMTPIEAPEAVTARIRELVGTYVQVKEGA
- a CDS encoding SDR family oxidoreductase, yielding MSRVSLEGQVAVVTGAARGVGELLARKLSARGARVALVGLEPDELKRVSERLHTESGHWYADVTDHEAMAQVAQEVKERFGKVDVVVANAGVAGGGPFVESDPEAWRRVIEVNLIGSAVTGRAFLPVLMESRGYLLQIASFAAIAPAPMMTAYCASKSGVEAYAHALRAEVGYKGVKVGVGYLSWTDTDMVRGADQDDVMRELRQRLPWPSNKTYPLGPAVDRLVAGIERRSSHVYAQWWLRGMQGVRGYLPGLIGAAGRREMRRFEPRLGAVHTGLVGAGGSADERSWRGAGSGGS
- a CDS encoding flavin-containing monooxygenase, with the protein product MAERERGPEQGREHEHVRVAVIGSGFGGLGAAVRLRREGITDFVVLERAAAVGGTWRDNSYPGCACDVPSHLYSFSFAPNPDWPRTFSGQEHIQEYLERIADTFRLRSHIRLDTEVKLMRWDAERLRWEIETSTGTLTADVVVSATGPLSDPKTPDVPGIDTFPGKIFHSARWDHDYDLRGKRVAMIGTGASAIQIVPEIQKRVGRLTLFQRTPPWVMPRADRAISGAERWLHRQLPFTTQARRGILWGIRELQVQAFTKRPNELGLVERIAKRNMYRAIKDPALRAKLTPTYRIGCKRILLSNTYYPALARPNVDVVASGLAEVRGGTVVAADGTETEVDAIIFGTGFHVTDMPIAERVIGDGGHTLMESWKDGMNALRGATAAGFPNWMTIIGPNTGLGNSSMILMIESQLNYMADYLRQLDVLGGRVALAARESAVSAWNTRVQERMKRTVWNTGGCTSWYLDANGVNTTVWPGTTTEFRAATRRVDLSEYEVLRPPGPSEAATPVSRTEKESGGAKVEAGA